A DNA window from Bradyrhizobium barranii subsp. barranii contains the following coding sequences:
- a CDS encoding B12-binding domain-containing radical SAM protein: MSKSRSFRLVLIKPSQYDADGYVIRWWRGGLPSNSLACLYGIALDCRERQVLGPDFDIEIDAIDETNWKVRVADLARAIKAADSGMVMLVGVQSNQFPRSLDLARRFRKLGIHVAIGGFHVSGTLSMLPERDPGVQEMMDLGVSVFAGEAEGRLEELLQDAAAERLQPLYNYIDDLPHLESQPLPIIPRQQIRRVIGHTTSFDAGRGCPFQCSFCTIINVQGRKSRRRSADDIEAVIRANVAQGVFAFFLTDDNFARNKDWESLLDRIIALREKEGWDLRFTIQVDTLCHKLPNFIEKCAKAGVRRCFIGLENINPDSLLGAKKRQNKITDYREMMLAWKKARIMTVGGYILGFPNDTPESIVRDIEIIKRELPIDMLEFFFLTPLPGSEDHKTLYMKGVAMDADLNKYDLDHVTVDHPAMSKADWERACELAWNTYYSWEHIETLMRRAAAMGNNVGKIGTYALYFKGYHPIEQVHPLEGGVLRLKSRDERRPHLPVEPAWSFYPRYVAETVLKAAQWASLALRLHRLARKVKSDPHRLTYVDEAITLRPDETENLDLYKTRSSQAFLDQRRHIEEAQKPKLSVR; the protein is encoded by the coding sequence ATGAGCAAGAGCAGGAGTTTCCGGCTTGTTCTGATCAAGCCGTCACAATACGACGCCGATGGCTACGTCATTCGATGGTGGCGCGGCGGCCTGCCTTCGAACTCATTGGCCTGCCTTTACGGCATCGCGCTCGATTGTCGTGAACGCCAGGTTCTCGGGCCCGATTTCGACATCGAGATCGACGCCATCGATGAGACCAACTGGAAGGTGCGTGTCGCGGATCTGGCGCGCGCAATCAAGGCCGCGGATTCCGGCATGGTGATGCTGGTCGGAGTCCAGTCGAACCAGTTTCCCCGATCGCTTGATCTGGCGAGACGGTTTCGCAAGCTCGGAATCCACGTTGCGATCGGCGGCTTCCATGTGTCCGGCACCCTCTCGATGCTGCCGGAGCGCGATCCCGGCGTTCAGGAGATGATGGACCTCGGTGTGTCGGTCTTCGCAGGCGAGGCCGAGGGACGGCTGGAGGAGCTGTTGCAGGACGCGGCCGCCGAACGATTGCAGCCTCTCTACAACTACATCGACGATCTGCCGCACCTGGAGAGCCAGCCATTGCCGATCATTCCCCGCCAGCAGATCCGGCGGGTTATCGGCCACACCACGAGCTTCGACGCCGGGCGTGGCTGCCCGTTCCAGTGCTCGTTCTGCACCATCATCAACGTGCAGGGCCGCAAGTCGCGACGCCGCAGCGCCGACGACATCGAGGCCGTGATCCGCGCCAACGTCGCCCAGGGCGTCTTCGCCTTCTTCCTCACCGACGACAATTTTGCGCGCAACAAGGATTGGGAAAGCCTGCTCGACCGCATCATCGCGCTGCGCGAGAAGGAGGGCTGGGACCTCCGCTTCACGATCCAGGTCGACACGCTTTGCCACAAGCTACCGAACTTCATCGAGAAATGCGCCAAGGCCGGCGTCCGGCGATGCTTCATCGGCCTCGAAAACATCAACCCGGACAGTCTGCTCGGCGCCAAGAAGCGGCAGAACAAGATCACCGACTATCGCGAGATGATGCTGGCCTGGAAGAAGGCCAGGATCATGACCGTCGGCGGCTACATTCTGGGCTTTCCCAACGACACACCGGAATCGATCGTCCGCGACATCGAGATCATCAAGCGTGAGCTGCCGATCGACATGCTGGAGTTCTTCTTCCTGACGCCGCTGCCGGGCTCGGAGGATCACAAGACGCTCTACATGAAGGGCGTCGCGATGGATGCGGACCTCAACAAATACGACCTGGACCACGTCACGGTCGACCACCCCGCCATGTCCAAGGCGGACTGGGAGCGGGCCTGCGAGCTCGCCTGGAACACCTATTACAGCTGGGAGCACATCGAGACCCTGATGCGGCGTGCCGCGGCCATGGGCAACAATGTCGGCAAGATCGGGACCTACGCGCTTTATTTCAAAGGCTACCATCCCATCGAGCAGGTCCATCCGCTCGAAGGGGGTGTGCTGCGGCTCAAGAGCCGCGACGAGCGGCGTCCGCATCTGCCGGTCGAGCCGGCCTGGTCGTTCTATCCGCGCTATGTCGCCGAGACCGTCCTGAAGGCCGCGCAATGGGCATCGCTAGCGCTGCGCCTCCACCGGCTGGCGCGCAAGGTCAAGTCGGATCCGCACCGGCTCACTTATGTCGATGAGGCGATCACACTGCGGCCCGACGAGACCGAGAATCTGGACTTGTACAAGACGCGGTCTAGCCAGGCGTTTCTCGATCAGCGGCGGCATATCGAAGAGGCGCAGAAACCTAAGCTGTCCGTGCGGTAG
- a CDS encoding helix-turn-helix domain-containing protein, whose product MLMHITSVSVPHPHSLCELGIPTETNPIVSLSQLTYRKCNKIYGEKEPADYVYQIKSGAVRSFKLLRDSRRQIGAFYVSGDIFGLENGSLHRSTAEAVVDTTVRLIRRQNLDVISGSDGALAKHLLRMTTSNLKHAEDHMLLLGRKTSIERVAAFILEMDKRLTDAGILALPMSRRDIADYLGLKLETVSRALSHLRALGILGFIGATHRQIVLLDRQQLAGFDPQN is encoded by the coding sequence ATGCTGATGCATATCACCTCAGTGTCGGTGCCTCATCCGCACTCCCTTTGCGAACTGGGGATACCGACCGAAACCAATCCGATCGTCAGCCTGAGCCAACTTACCTATCGGAAGTGCAACAAGATCTACGGCGAAAAGGAACCCGCCGATTATGTCTATCAGATCAAGTCAGGCGCGGTACGAAGCTTCAAGCTGCTTCGTGATAGCCGCCGGCAAATCGGCGCCTTTTACGTTTCCGGCGATATCTTCGGACTGGAGAATGGAAGCCTGCACCGCTCTACGGCAGAAGCCGTCGTGGACACGACGGTTCGCCTCATTCGGCGACAAAATCTCGATGTAATTTCCGGCAGTGATGGCGCGCTGGCCAAGCATCTGCTCCGCATGACCACCAGCAATCTGAAGCATGCGGAAGACCATATGCTGCTCCTTGGACGCAAAACCTCGATCGAGCGCGTCGCGGCCTTCATCCTTGAGATGGACAAGCGGCTCACCGACGCCGGCATTTTAGCACTGCCAATGTCACGGCGTGATATCGCGGACTACCTTGGACTCAAGCTGGAAACCGTTTCGCGGGCGTTATCGCATCTGCGCGCGCTTGGCATCCTCGGCTTCATCGGTGCCACCCACCGCCAGATCGTACTGTTGGACCGGCAGCAACTCGCCGGCTTCGATCCTCAGAATTGA
- a CDS encoding outer membrane protein has product MKRLSMAALSLAALSMTAPAMAADMAVKAAPPAPVVAIYNWSGFYIGANGGWGQSHGCVDFLTPAGTVAGGCADRSGGLVGGQIGYRWQTNQFVLGLEAQGDWAEIKNTRVSLIDPLISTTGKIDGIGLFTAQLGWAWNASLFYVKGGAAVTRNRFDVFNNLTGVGLASAGHTRWGGALGVGWEYGFSPNWSLGIEYDHLWMGRDNTSFAGVVTPGGITLLGNGVSQDVDLVTLRLNYRFGGYSAPVTARY; this is encoded by the coding sequence ATGAAAAGGCTTTCGATGGCTGCGCTCAGTCTCGCAGCGCTGAGCATGACGGCTCCTGCCATGGCCGCCGATATGGCCGTCAAGGCGGCGCCGCCGGCGCCGGTGGTGGCGATCTACAACTGGAGCGGATTCTACATTGGCGCCAACGGAGGCTGGGGGCAGAGCCATGGTTGCGTGGATTTCCTGACGCCCGCCGGGACAGTCGCAGGTGGTTGCGCTGATCGTTCGGGCGGCCTTGTTGGCGGGCAGATCGGGTACCGCTGGCAAACGAACCAGTTTGTGCTCGGCTTGGAGGCGCAGGGTGACTGGGCCGAGATCAAGAACACACGCGTCAGCTTGATCGATCCATTGATCTCAACCACAGGCAAGATTGATGGCATTGGGCTGTTCACGGCTCAACTCGGATGGGCATGGAACGCGTCGCTGTTCTACGTGAAAGGTGGCGCTGCGGTGACGCGCAATCGCTTTGATGTCTTCAACAACCTCACCGGAGTCGGCCTGGCCTCCGCAGGTCACACGCGCTGGGGCGGTGCCCTCGGTGTCGGCTGGGAATACGGTTTCTCGCCGAATTGGTCGCTCGGCATCGAATACGACCATCTCTGGATGGGGCGTGACAACACATCCTTCGCAGGCGTGGTCACGCCAGGGGGCATCACCCTTCTCGGCAACGGGGTCAGTCAGGATGTGGACTTGGTCACACTTCGGTTGAACTATCGTTTCGGCGGTTATTCGGCACCGGTCACCGCTCGCTATTGA